The nucleotide window TGCCATTACTGACCCTGGTTTACCTTCTCGATTTTATTAATAATGAGCAACGAATGTAtctacttccttttcctttttatttagatTCTTTCTCTAGTCCTGGAAAGACCCCTCTGGACAAAAGCCCTACTCAGGGCCGGCAGGCTGCCTTTGGGGCTCCAGCATGGAATCGCTTACGCTCTAGCTGCCTGGTTGTACGAGTAGATGACTTGGACATCCACCAGGTGAGGACATGGGGACACTGGGGTGTAGGGTGTTGAGGAATAACATGAACCAAGATGTAGAACCCACGACTTGTTAGCCTCATTCCTAAAGAGGTGGCCAGTTGGCCAGTTGCTGTTGAGCATGGCCTCTGAGAGAGGCCTTGGCATGTTCTCGGAGTGTTGATTACAGCCTCCTGCTGAAATGAGCTTGGACTGGCTACATGGGACCCATCCCCAAACCAAACAGCAGAGCGGCTGGGGGACAGTGCAGAGCGCACGTGACAGTGCCTGGCATGTGCTTGGGAGCCTCCCCTCAGGGGAGGACGTTGTTGTGAGTGTGGTGACACAGGCTCACAGTGACTTGTGGTTACTCAGGTTTCCACAGCTGGACAGCCAAGTAAGAAGCCGTCCACTCTGCTCTCCTGCAGCCGCAAGCGCCACCACCTCCCGCCTCAGGTGGCTGCCATCCACGTACAGTTCACAGAGTATTACTTCCCGGATAATCAGGAGCTTCCGGGTAAGCTGGGCTGCCATTTCCTCTGGTGCTGCTCTTCACCTTTGTCCACATTGAGGCCACTGTATATGGTCTCACTTGTGGCGAGTCAGTTTTGTTGAAGTTAAAACTGCCCTGGGgtgagggaggtggaggcaggaggatcagaagttgatAGTCTCTCCAGGTTGTCCATGGCTACATGTGAGTGTGAGGGCAGCCTGGAGTctgtgagaccccatctcaaaagcaGAACAAGGAAAGCCATGCCGTGTGCAGGGCTCCGGTGTTTTTACTTTTGGGCTAGTGCAGCTTGCTGGTCTGTGAGTGTCTAGCTGCCGCCTTGTACGTGACGTTCTGTTTTCTCTGCTTCCAGTTCCCTGTCCCAATCTCTACATCCAGTTAAACGGGCTGACGTTTACCGTGGATCCTGTCAGCTTGCTTTGGGGAAACCTCTTTTGTCTAGATTTATACCGAAGCTTGGAGCAGTTTAAAGCCATCTATAAGCTGGAAGCTTCGAGGGGAAGAGATGAGCACGTGGACGTCCGACTGGACGCATTCTGGTTGAAGGTAGGGCCAGAGCTGGGCTTTGTCACGTGTGGGGAGACACAGCTACATCCCCTCCAAGGTGGTGAGCTGTAGTTCTGCTGTGTCCACTTGGCAGAAGCAGGAAAATTGGCTTCAGATGCCCTGTGCTTGCTGGCATGGCCTTAACTGTGTCTCGCTCGCTCTCTGAAGGTGAGCTTCCCCCTGGAGACGAGAGAGCTGGCGAAGCTGCATCGCCCCCAGGCGCTGGTCCTCTCCACGTCCTCCATGATTGCCACCAATACCCGGCATGCCCCGAACTGCACTCGCCCAGACCTCCAAAGTCTCTTCCGGGGATTCGCTGCCACCGAGTTCTTTCGTTGTAGCTACGGTCACTTTCCCCAGGTGGCAGGGGGCTTCAGCCTTCTGCACatgctcttcctgcaccatgctttCCAGATGGACTCCCTCCCTCCTCAGAGGCTGGCCGCATCCCAGGATCTTTGGTCCCTGCATTTCACCCAGATCTCCTTGGACTTTGAAGGCACAGAAAACTTCAGAGGCCATACCCTGAATTTTGTGGCTCCCTTCCCCTTGTCCATTTGGGCCTGCCTTCCTCTCCGCTGGCAGCAAGCCCAGGCACGACGGCTCCTTTTGGCTTCGGAAGGGAGGCTAAAACAGTCAGCCAGCTTTGGCAGTCCTGTGCACtctgaagcccttgcccctgagtCTGTGTCCCATCAGAGGTCAAAGACAGAGCGAGATTTGAAGAGCCTCTCAGGCTCTACAGAAGGCCCGGCAGCGGCGGTGAGAGAAGGTGATGCTGGTGTGGACCACAAAGGCCGTGTGGCAGACCTGGAGGATGTGGCTGACATTCACATGCTTGTCCACTCCACCGCCCATGTCAGAGTGAGGCTCGACCACTACCAGTACTTGGCTCTGCTGCGCCTCAAGGAGGTGCTAGAGGGCCTTCAGGAGCAGctgacaaaggacacagaggcCATGACCGGGTCTCCCCTGCAGGACCAGACCGTGTGCATTGGCGTTCTCTTCCCTAGTGCCGAGGTGGCTCTCCTCATGCATCCTGCCCCTGGGACTGCTCACGCGGACTCTGCAGGCTCAGACACCACCAGCCTCATAGACTCTGAGCTGTCACCATCCGAGGACCGGGAGCCGAAGTCTGATGCCTCCTCAGACCAGGGCGCAGTAAGCCCCGAGAAGGTGCTGAGGGACGGCAGCGGTGAGAACCTGGCTGCGTCCCAGGAGAGGCTGCCCAGCGATGGAGAGCTACCAGACCCAGGCCCATGTGCACAGCAGCCAGTAGGGAAGAGCCACGAGGCGGTCGAGTCTCTCCAGGCCAAGAAGCTAAGCCGAGCTCAGAGTGCCAGGTCCCCGGCTACGCTGAAGTCCCCGGCGGACAGGGATGCTGCTCTGAACGGCCAAGGCGAGCCCGTGCCCTTGAGGAGCATTGAGGGGGACCTGTCCAGCGCtattcacatgaccaaggacgcCACCAAAGAGGCGCTTCACGCTACCGTGGACCTCACCAAGGAGGCTGTGTCCCTGACTAGGGATGCCTTCAGTTTGGGGAGAGATCGAATGACTTCTACCATGCACAAGATGTTGTCCTTGCCTCCTGCCAAGTGAGTGTTCCTTAGCCTCCTTCTGAGGAAAGGCCTCTGCTTTCTCTCCAGGTCTGATCACTGCGCTCCCTGCTCCCTGCGGTGTGCACTCTTAGAGAAAGAACAACGCCCGTAGCTCTTCAGGGTGTTGTAGCCTCGCAGCTCCCGACACTGCATTGGGCATCTGTATTTTGTCCTTGGTTTTGCTAAAGAAACCAAGACCTGACAAATGCTAGGTTGTGCCGTTAGCACCGAGCCATACTCTTAGCCCAAGTAATggtgtgtttgcttgtgttttgagacaagacaaTGTCTTACCATAGTCCTTCTGGTCTGGAAtgaactccctccctccctccctcctttatttatttatttttttttatactgaAACGAAAGTTTTATTAGTGCCAAAACAGTGAGATATTTTACACAGAACTTTCCTCTGGCCTTGTCTTCTTGAGTCTTTgcatcacaggtgtgtgccacggCACCTGATTTTGCTGTAATAATCATTGCAGTGGTTATCTTGTAGTCTATTTGTTAAATTTGATGCCCAGACAGACCCTTGTATCTCCAGTTTATGGCTAGGAATCTGCTGCTCGAGAGGGAGGCTGTGCTCGCAGACTCACCTGCTGAACTGAGGAGCCGGCCTTCGCTCTTGCTCCGTGAGGCAGCGCTGGGAGCCTCTGTCTGCCAGAGCGGTGGAGGAGGAAAGTCAGGCTGAGCTCTGACTGCGGGTGGGTCCTGTGCTAAGTGTGGTCAGAAGGGCGGGCAGAGCAGCTTTCCTGTGAGCTTCTGTGGTCTTAGGAAGGACAGTGCAGCGTGAGGAGCCTCTCCTGGGGTGTTGGGTGACTCACAGGCTGAGGAGTTAGAGCTTTGTATTTCTTCCTgaattaaatacatttatttctttttgtgtatgggtgtttttacCCTGCAAGAaggccagaacagggcatcaaatCCTCTGGGGTTgggtttacagatggttgtgagccactgtctgggtgctgggaattgatctcaggtcttttggaagagcagccagggctcttaaccagagccagctctccagtcctcATTTCTCATGTTCTTgtgagtgtacgtgtgtgtgtgtgtgtgtgtgtgtgtgtgtggagggctaCGGTGGTGTTTGGAATCATTCCggatcactctgtgtgtgtgtgtgtgtgtgtgtgtgtgtgtggagggctaCGGTGGTGTTTGGAATCATTCCggatcactctgtgtgtgtgtgtgtgtgtgtgtgtgtgtgtgtgtgtggagggctaCGGTGGTGTTTGGAATCATTCCGGATCACTCTGCCTCCTGACCTGCTGAGGCAGAACCTCTTAAGGCAAACCCCGAGCTCACCTATCCATGAAGTCTAGCTAGGTagcttgcctgtctctgccttccaagcctGACTTAGCGGTGGGATGCCGTGTCCACTGGCGTTTGGTGGGctcttgggatctgaactctggtcctcatactTGGGTGGCAGCTGCTTTAGCTGAGGCACCATCTCCCCCGCTCCTTGGAGCTTTCTTCTGTATGAATTGTCCTAAGTGTGCCTGCAAGGGCAGTCAGCCAAGGACGGAGGAGAGGAAACGGCAAAGGATCtgtggggcctggggagatggcctgGTTGGTTTCCCAGGgtgaacagaaaagaaagctgaCCATATGCCTGTAACGTTAGCACTAGTGAAGAGGAGACCAGATCTGCAGTTGAGGGAGATGCCTGGTCTTCACGTGCATCTGTTGACAGGCACAGGCGCACacacatcagcacacacacatacgaagGGGTACCAGTGGTGCGATAACACCAGACTGAAGGGCCCTGTGTGCCaggtctttacccactgaattcCTGTAGTCTTGTGGGACACATGCGATACCACACCCCCGCTTCCTACTGAGGAAGTGGCTCGGTGCTGAGGCTCTCTCGGCTCCTCTGGAATGGGAGCTATCACTGTTTTACTAAATGCCAGAGTCAGTTTAGCTACCCTGCACTTGTCACCCAGAGCTGCAGAGTGGTGCTGCAGGAGTGGCTCAGCCTGAGAGCTGTTGCTGCCCTTGCCGGACTCAAACCACTTGCTCTCCCCAGGGTGGTAGTAGTTGACCTCTTCTGTGGGTGGCGTGACTCCGACTAACCTTGAGATTTAATGGTACTAGTTGGGATTCAGAAAGGCTCCTGGCAGAGGCAAGTGTGTGTTCACATTACCTGTCAGAACTGGGGAAGCGGATCAGCCTGAGGATGGGGGGCTGAGCCCGTCAGTGGGCGgtggtgattttgtttttgtttttaaaacacaggGAGGCCATGGCCAAGCCAGATGAGGGGGTGGTGGCCTCAGTGAGTGGGGGTGCTGCCCGGCTCCGGTTTTTCTCCATGAAGAGGACAGTCTCTCAGCAGTCATTTGACGGTGTCTCGTTGGACAGCGGTGGCCCCGACGACCGGATTTCGGTGGACAGCGATGGAAGTGACAGCTTTGTGATGCTCTTGGAGTCTGGTATGTGGGAGCCCGGCTGCATTATCCCTAGAGGGCACTCTCTGGCTGATGCTCACCCCAGCAGGGTTTAGGTGGAGTGGAGATAGAATAAAATAGATACTTTCCTaaccaaacaaaagagaaaatttagtacatttgttcTTATGGCCTGATCTCTAAATTTCCTAGGATATTGTTATATTTAGATTTTGGGGTTTATAATGGGGTAGGTGGGGGCTTATCTTATCCATGCTAGCCTTGAAGTCCCTattcttctgcctctcaagtgctggggtcacaggcatcCACCACACACTCCCGTCTCTCTTACAGGTCACTGTTTAATACTTAAGAAGATCTTAGTGGTCTTAAGGCTACAAGGTCACCTGACCAGGGTTGGTTTTGTGTCTGCTGTCAGTGACACACGTTTGCTGTCTGATctttgttttgcctgtatgtatgtgtgtgtgtgtatgtatatatatatatatttaattttgaaaatctcctcttctcttttcttctcttttcttctcttttccattttcgaaacagggtttctctgtatagccctggctgtcctggaactcactctgtagaccaactcagaactcagaaatctgcctgcctctccttcccaagtgctgggattaaaggtgtatgccaccactgccctgctatttttatttttatattgatttaCACATATGATTATTTTGTCTGAATGTACGTAAGTATACCATGTGCCTGGGACTAGAGTCGGGccgttgtgagctgctgtgtggatgctgggattctaGCTTGGGTCTTttataagagcagccagtgctcctaacacTGAGAAATTTGTCCAGCTCTTGCCTGTGTATTTTATTGTTGGAAAATaatgaagtttttttgtttgttgatatAGTGATTAACTTAActtaaaaaaagtgtgtgtgtgtataggtgtatgtgtgtgtgtgtaatgtatatggGTGTGTTTTGCCTTCTAATATGTCTGTGTAACATTTGTACAATGCCATGAGAGGCAGAAGAGAGTGTTAgattcccctagaactggagttatagatgtgagccaccatgtggctgctgggaattgaacccaggttctctggaagagcagtcagtgctctaaactgctgggccatctctccagccttcatccCCATATGTTGATTAACTTTTAGCAGTTAAATTTGTCACTTGGAAGACACACACTCTTATTAGCTCAGAACAGCTGAAGAGCATGTTTCTGTCTCTTTGATATTCTAACAATTACTGGGTTGGTGTTGCTCTGATTGAGGCCCTCAGCGTTCTGGGCAGACAAGCGTTCTGCCACGGAGTTACACCCTTGCTCCCTTCCCGGTTTCCTTTACCTTTTATTGGATGGTGAGGAATCATAATGTCTGTGTTTATGAGGTAACATATATCATCCCACGCGTACCCCATTACTCTCTTGTCCAGCTGAACAGTTATACCCTCTGATATCATCTTTACATTCTCATCATTGACTACTTCCCAGTAACTGTCGATCTGTTTGTGATATGTCTGGTTGTCTTCTACATCACATGAGAAGTGACAGAGTGTGGTTTATACCCTTCTGTCCCTCCCAGTTGTCTCAAGTGACAGGGTCTcctgcacatgcgcacatacacTCTCGTCACTGGACAGTGGACACATGTTGGTTGTGTGACTTGGTAATTGTGGATAGGCTACCATAAACACAGCAGTACACACGTTCCTTGAATAACTACTGTATTCCTTTGAATATAGCTGAAAGTGGGGTGGCTAGGTCATGTGGGAACTGTTAGTTTAGAGAGCTGCTGCTGTTGATTTGCCTGGACCGGTTTACATTGCCTCATTGTGCTGGGATGCACTCCCCCTTCTCCATGGCTATCTTTCTCTgtttgcctccccctccccctctctatttttcaagacagggtttctctgtgtagccctggctgtcctggaattcactttgtggaccaggctggcctcaaactcagagagatctctgcctcctgagtgctgggataaaaggggTGACACACAGCCCagtttttctccacattcttgccaacacCTGTTCTCTATTTTGGGAGGAGGGCGTTGgcgttttaaaaagatgtttaatTGTCTTTAGTGTTGCGTCTCTATGGGTATGTGCATGTCAGTACACATAAAAAGAGGcctctggagctgaagtcacCGTTGTTAGGTACTGGGAACAGACCCAGgccttctgcaggagcagccagtgctgttaaccactgagccatctctttggtctCTGCCTttggctttattattattattattattattattattattattattattattattttaaaaggtttatttactttccactttttgtacatgtgtacacggtagctgtcttcagacacactccagaagagagcatctcattccagatggctgtgagccaccatgtggttgctaggatttgaactcagaatctctggaagagcaggcagtgctcttaaccactgagtcatctctccagcccctgcctttgGCTTTTGAGTCATCACTGTGTAGGCTGGCTACACAAGACTCTAGGTTTTAATGTGTGTAGTGtagaatttcctttcctttcaaggCCTTGTATATTGATtatctgttacatatattattctTTGTATATCTATGCCATTTGCTGGTTATCTGTTATATATGTTGTTCTTTGTATATCTATACCATATGCTGATTTTCTGTTGACCACCAGAGGACATACAGGTTGCTTCTATTTAGACTTGTGTTAAATTTGACCAAATacatcacactttaaaaaaacaatagtccTTAAATCCATCAGCTCTCTGGTTCGCTTATTTGTTTTCAGAGTTGTTCCTGGTTTTTGGGGTTGAATGTGAACAGATCTTTCTGACTTCTGAATTTAAATCtttcattgctttcttcttcattgCAGAATCTGGTCCAGAGTCTGTTCCACCAGGATCTGTCACAAGCGTCTTGGATGATAGTGGCATCCAGGGGAGCCCTGTTACGGATAGTGGTGGCCAGGGGTTGCCAGAGACCAACAGCTCAGCGTCAGCCAGCGGAGACCTCGTCATGCACTCGGTGTGCTGCCTGGCTTTGTGCAGAGGGAGGTTCTCTGCCCGGTGCAAAGCTCGGGATTTAAAAACTAAGGCAATCTCTTCCGACAGGTGTCAATACTGGTCTTGAAGGTGAACGAAGTATCACTTGGGATTGAGGTTCGTGGTGAGGACCTGGCTGTAGCCTTGCaagcagaagagctggccctgcagCAGCTGGGCACCGTGGGACTCTGGCAGTTTCTACATGGACAGTGCCCAGGTATGGGTGATAACCATTCCAGAATAGTGGGCCGTCCCCGAGGTGGGAGAGCTTAGCCAGCACCCAGCGCCTTTCTATAAGGACAGCGGCTGTAGGCCACACAGTTGTCTTTTCTCTAGCAGCTGTTGGGGAAGATGTCTGCGAATCCCATCTACAGCAGGGCTTGCCCTGTGCCTCACGTTCCCTGGGTTGTGTCCATCCTCACCTCCAGGCCTAACCAGGAGTGGTCTCTCCTTTGCCTTGCGGCTGCCAACAAAAACCTATTTCTGACAGAGGCGTTTGTGTCGTTCATGCTCATGTTTTATTCACAAGGCCTCATTTATGCAGTCCATGCTGGCTTGCTACTTAAgtgtgtctcaggctggcctggaattcctgatTGCCCTACCTGGGCCTCCTGAGTTCTTGACTcactggcatgtgccaccacactatCTCTGTCCCTGTTTGAAGTAGAGGTGCTGTGGCTGTCAAGAGTTTCCTAGGCTATATGTCCCTTAGGATCTACCCTAGGTACTGACTCTAGATCACTAGAGTGGGGCACTTCGGCTGGTTGTTTCCACTGAATTGCCCTGCACACACACCGTTCCCTCAGACAACCCCCAGGTGGCTCTTTTTGGCGTTTGGAGGGATTGGTGTGGTCGAATGGCAGATGCGAGTGTCAAGGCACCGGAGAAGGAAAGGATGCCCAGGAGCAGAGTTCTGTGTCTTGTTGTCAGCGCTTTTGCTGTGCTGTTAGTCCAGTGCCTCCAATCTCACAGCCAggccttttccctctcctccacctTGAGGGTCATTTTAACAAAGTCTAAGCTCATGGGCTCAGCCTGCCTGGCTTCTGCAGTACCTTTGCTATAGAGATGGTGTGACTTTGGGCACGTCGTTCTCTGACTCAGTTCACTCGTGTGAGGTGGTGGTGCTCCTATGTTGGTGGAGTGTCATCGTGAGCATTGGGCATGGCCGAAGGGCTGACAGTAGTCCTGGGTTACCATGTCTTCCTTGGCTCTCCTCCCATAGGCGCAGGTTTTCAAGAACCCTCAAATCTGAAGACCAACCCCATCAGGCCTGCTGTGGGTCTGCGCTTTGAGGTGGGGCCTGGTGCAGCTGTTCATTCCCCGCTGGCCACACAAAATGGCTTCCTGCAGTTCTTACTTCGGGGCTGTGACCTGGAGCTGTTCACCTCAGTGCTCAACGGTCTGGGGCCTTTCTTGGAGGATGAGGAGGTCCCGGTGGTGGTCCCCATGCAGATCGAGCTCCTGGACTGCAGGGTCACTCTCAAGGTGAGAGGACCGTGCCGGCCTGGGCTCTGCAGCGCCAGTGTCTTCCATGCCATCCCATGGTGTATGAGCAAGTGAAGAGAGGCGGATTCCACTCTGCCGGTAGCTGCCGGAAGGTAGTGCAGATAAAACCTAATGTGAGGTAGGAAGATGGCTGGCTCTGCTGGTGAAGTGCTTGTTGCTCAAGCAGAAGGTGTATGGGTGAGCTAGCAAGATGGTTTGGTGGGCAAACACATTTACTGCTGGAACTGGGACTCATATGTTAGAAAGTAAGACCCTGTTCTCACAAATTGCCCTCCAACCTCCACATGAGAGCCCTGGAGTGCACAGGCAAACACATACTCAGAGATACATGCATAATaattaaattcattcattcaaacaAAAGAGTATCTGGAGAATGATGGTGTCAAAGTGCCCCGAGCTGGTTGGGTAAGTCACGtggttcccctctcccctgcaGGATGACATCCCTCCCGTCTACCCAACATCCCCTGGCCCTGTCCCCATCACTTTGGCAATGGAGCGTCTTGTGCTGAAGCGAGGTGACGATGGAGTGTTTCACCTTGGTGGTGAGTCAGGCTTTCTGGCTTCTC belongs to Mus musculus strain NOD/ShiLtJ chromosome 17 genomic contig, GRCm38.p6 alternate locus group NOD/ShiLtJ MMCHR17_CHORI29_IDD16_1 and includes:
- the Uhrf1bp1 gene encoding UHRF1-binding protein 1, translated to MAGIIKKQILKHLSRFTKNLSPDKINLSTLKGEGQLTHLELDEEVLQNVLELPTWLAITRVYCNRASIQIQWTKLKTHPICLCLDKVEVEMQTCEDPRPPNGQSPIALASGQSEYGFAEKVVEGMFIVVNSITIKIHSKAFHASFELWQLQGYSVNPNWQQSDLRLTRITDPRRGEVLTFKEITWQTLRVEADAIENGDQDPVTTPLRLITNQGRIQIALKRRTKDCNVVASKLTFLLDDLLWVLTDSQLKAMMKYAESLSEAMEKSAQQRKSLAPESVQTTPPAPSAQQTWAQAFGGSQGSSSSSRLSQYFEKFDVKESSYHLLISRLDLHICDDSQSREPGVSANRLTGGAMQLTFRRMAFDYYPFHRAGDSCKHWVRHCEAMETRGHWAQQLVTEFQSRVEKQCEGGSVKPPWLLGVDPPFRRKADSFSSPGKTPLDKSPTQGRQAAFGAPAWNRLRSSCLVVRVDDLDIHQVSTAGQPSKKPSTLLSCSRKRHHLPPQVAAIHVQFTEYYFPDNQELPVPCPNLYIQLNGLTFTVDPVSLLWGNLFCLDLYRSLEQFKAIYKLEASRGRDEHVDVRLDAFWLKVSFPLETRELAKLHRPQALVLSTSSMIATNTRHAPNCTRPDLQSLFRGFAATEFFRCSYGHFPQVAGGFSLLHMLFLHHAFQMDSLPPQRLAASQDLWSLHFTQISLDFEGTENFRGHTLNFVAPFPLSIWACLPLRWQQAQARRLLLASEGRLKQSASFGSPVHSEALAPESVSHQRSKTERDLKSLSGSTEGPAAAVREGDAGVDHKGRVADLEDVADIHMLVHSTAHVRVRLDHYQYLALLRLKEVLEGLQEQLTKDTEAMTGSPLQDQTVCIGVLFPSAEVALLMHPAPGTAHADSAGSDTTSLIDSELSPSEDREPKSDASSDQGAVSPEKVLRDGSGENLAASQERLPSDGELPDPGPCAQQPVGKSHEAVESLQAKKLSRAQSARSPATLKSPADRDAALNGQGEPVPLRSIEGDLSSAIHMTKDATKEALHATVDLTKEAVSLTRDAFSLGRDRMTSTMHKMLSLPPAKEAMAKPDEGVVASVSGGAARLRFFSMKRTVSQQSFDGVSLDSGGPDDRISVDSDGSDSFVMLLESESGPESVPPGSVTSVLDDSGIQGSPVTDSGGQGLPETNSSASASGDLVMHSVSILVLKVNEVSLGIEVRGEDLAVALQAEELALQQLGTVGLWQFLHGQCPGAGFQEPSNLKTNPIRPAVGLRFEVGPGAAVHSPLATQNGFLQFLLRGCDLELFTSVLNGLGPFLEDEEVPVVVPMQIELLDCRVTLKDDIPPVYPTSPGPVPITLAMERLVLKRGDDGVFHLGAPAHDRPLTDVPEKLRLPKEQVLLVPLGQGLGCQEKESPTLQQELMDTKQALAIANQDKEKLLQEVRKYNPLFEL